One window from the genome of Pseudanabaena yagii GIHE-NHR1 encodes:
- a CDS encoding LeuD/DmdB family oxidoreductase small subunit, whose product MSTTIKGKVFVLEDNIDTDQIIPAEYLTLVPSKPDEYEKLGSYALIGLPDRYSDRFIAEGESKTIYSIIVAGENFGCGSSREHAPIALGAAGLEAVVAQSYARIFFRNCTATGELYPWESDARLVEHFKTGEEATIDFDNNVIINETTGETFTLKSLGDVRPVIDAGGLFDYARQTGMIPTRV is encoded by the coding sequence ATGAGTACGACAATTAAAGGCAAAGTATTTGTCTTGGAAGACAATATTGATACCGACCAAATTATTCCTGCGGAATATCTGACCCTTGTACCATCCAAGCCCGATGAATACGAGAAGCTTGGTAGCTATGCCTTGATTGGTCTACCCGATCGCTATAGCGATCGCTTTATTGCCGAAGGCGAAAGCAAGACAATTTACTCGATTATTGTGGCTGGCGAAAATTTCGGTTGTGGCTCCTCCCGTGAACATGCGCCGATCGCTCTTGGTGCGGCGGGACTCGAAGCTGTAGTTGCTCAGTCCTATGCGCGGATTTTCTTCCGTAACTGCACGGCAACAGGTGAGCTATATCCTTGGGAATCCGATGCACGCTTAGTTGAGCATTTTAAGACTGGTGAAGAAGCGACGATTGATTTTGATAACAATGTCATTATTAATGAGACAACGGGCGAAACCTTTACTTTGAAATCCTTAGGTGATGTTCGTCCTGTGATTGATGCTGGTGGCTTATTTGACTATGCACGTCAAACGGGCATGATTCCTACTCGCGTTTAA
- a CDS encoding pyridoxamine 5'-phosphate oxidase family protein produces the protein MAKFYDCLTTELQTFIKAQHIFFVATAPYDGRVNLSPKGMDALRIINESEIAYLDLTGSGNETAAHLLENGRITIMLCSFTEKPLILRLYGQGISLRANDAQWQEYLSLFPAIAGTRQIVRVNVESVQTSCGFAVPFYEFLGDRPTLKEWAETKGEEGVHEYRQNKNRQSIDGLPTGI, from the coding sequence ATGGCTAAATTTTATGACTGCCTGACGACTGAACTACAAACATTCATCAAAGCTCAGCATATTTTCTTTGTGGCGACGGCTCCCTATGATGGGCGCGTTAATCTCTCACCTAAGGGGATGGATGCGCTGAGGATTATTAATGAATCAGAAATTGCCTATCTCGACCTCACAGGTAGTGGCAATGAAACCGCCGCCCACCTGCTGGAAAATGGCAGAATTACGATCATGCTCTGTAGCTTTACCGAAAAGCCGCTGATCCTGCGTCTCTATGGTCAAGGCATATCCCTCCGCGCTAATGATGCTCAATGGCAGGAATATCTATCCCTATTTCCCGCGATCGCAGGTACAAGACAAATCGTGCGCGTCAATGTCGAATCAGTACAAACCTCCTGTGGGTTTGCGGTTCCCTTTTATGAATTTCTAGGCGATCGCCCCACACTCAAGGAATGGGCAGAAACAAAAGGTGAAGAGGGTGTGCATGAATATCGTCAGAACAAGAATCGCCAGAGCATCGATGGTTTACCAACTGGGATTTAA
- a CDS encoding NF041680 family putative transposase produces the protein MIIDKLQDFRQQVYRFLGNGRDAIFDLMDAVLTSPRVKSFVELSLSAVYRRKWSSLYESLKDSRPNRGRIRRLCVEQIPKDIRPLLAGDHTGWGRPHAKTLKDRSFVHQPNLVEGNKPIVLGHDYSTLAWIPEMTGSWAIPLCHERISSFETAGQRAAFQLSQVCRDLTVRPIATYDSEYGSAVFMNLTEDIPADLLIRLRPNRCLYKAPAPYSGYGRPRKHGDKFQLANADSWGEPSATFSLEDETVGQVQIQQWSNLHFRQAAQRHIQVIRVTHSHCSGLWLAWVGEQMPTLDSLWRLYLRRFAIDHWYRFAKQRLHWTLPHLLTPQQALRWSDLMPLLSWQLWLARQLVIDTPLPWQKPQTNLNFGRVAQGFAALLVRIGSPACSPQPRGKSLGWKSGRKRSPFSRFPVVKKRASRSKKVNQDYLNS, from the coding sequence ATGATTATTGATAAACTACAAGACTTTCGTCAACAGGTATATAGATTTTTAGGGAACGGACGGGATGCAATATTTGACTTGATGGATGCAGTATTGACCAGTCCGAGAGTGAAATCATTTGTAGAATTATCGTTATCCGCAGTGTATCGAAGAAAATGGTCAAGTCTGTATGAATCATTAAAAGACAGTCGCCCCAACCGAGGCAGGATAAGACGGTTATGTGTGGAACAAATACCCAAAGACATCCGCCCTTTGCTAGCAGGAGACCATACAGGATGGGGAAGACCCCATGCCAAAACGCTAAAAGACAGGAGTTTTGTGCATCAACCGAATTTGGTAGAAGGGAACAAACCGATCGTGTTAGGGCATGACTACAGCACCTTGGCATGGATACCAGAGATGACAGGGAGTTGGGCAATCCCGTTATGTCACGAGCGGATCAGTAGTTTTGAGACAGCAGGGCAAAGAGCCGCATTCCAACTGAGTCAAGTATGTCGAGATTTAACGGTAAGACCAATCGCTACTTACGACAGTGAATATGGCAGTGCCGTCTTTATGAATTTGACTGAGGATATCCCTGCCGATTTACTAATACGTCTACGTCCTAACCGATGCTTATACAAAGCCCCTGCGCCCTACAGTGGTTATGGTCGTCCTCGTAAGCATGGGGATAAATTCCAACTTGCCAATGCTGATAGTTGGGGAGAGCCATCGGCAACTTTTAGCTTAGAAGATGAGACGGTTGGACAGGTGCAAATCCAGCAATGGTCTAACTTACACTTTCGGCAAGCAGCCCAACGACATATTCAAGTTATTCGAGTTACACATTCTCATTGCTCTGGTTTGTGGTTAGCTTGGGTGGGTGAACAGATGCCGACTTTAGACTCCCTTTGGCGCTTGTACTTACGTCGTTTTGCCATCGACCATTGGTATCGTTTTGCCAAACAAAGATTACATTGGACTCTTCCCCATTTGTTGACTCCTCAGCAAGCTTTGCGTTGGAGTGACCTTATGCCTTTACTCTCTTGGCAATTGTGGTTGGCTCGTCAACTGGTTATTGATACTCCTTTGCCTTGGCAGAAACCTCAAACCAATCTTAATTTTGGTCGAGTCGCTCAGGGCTTTGCCGCACTTTTGGTCAGGATTGGCTCTCCTGCTTGTTCTCCCCAACCTCGTGGTAAGTCTCTCGGTTGGAAATCTGGACGCAAGCGTTCTCCTTTTTCTCGCTTTCCTGTCGTCAAAAAACGAGCTTCTCGCTCGAAAAAGGTCAATCAAGACTACCTTAATTCCTAA
- a CDS encoding SGNH/GDSL hydrolase family protein codes for MNKIYFTIAIIVILICGYLGLNLGLLDDRALRNSINELLGSDPYELKTYPVNPDLSKRDLNKPLVVFFGDSRTVDWPEIPNIPFEFINRGINGQTTDQVLGRLSAHVASLSPQIVVVQVGVNDLADLATLPNAPRNIINNCKQNIQKIVDKLAKEVKATVILTTIFPTGESQSFQWPEEADRAIIEVNQFIKSLKSDRVIILDSAALLADERGKVRQIYSRDLLHLNKQGYTMLNEELLKILTNYRNSNSRRLDS; via the coding sequence ATGAACAAAATTTATTTCACTATAGCAATCATTGTGATTTTGATTTGTGGATATTTAGGTCTAAATTTGGGGCTTCTAGATGATCGTGCTCTCAGAAACAGCATAAATGAATTGCTAGGCTCAGATCCCTACGAATTGAAAACCTATCCTGTTAATCCAGATTTGTCAAAACGCGATCTCAACAAACCCTTAGTCGTATTTTTTGGCGACTCCCGTACAGTAGATTGGCCAGAGATCCCCAATATTCCCTTTGAATTTATCAATCGTGGCATTAATGGACAAACTACTGACCAAGTATTAGGAAGGCTATCTGCTCATGTTGCATCATTATCACCCCAAATCGTCGTTGTCCAAGTCGGCGTAAACGACCTAGCAGATTTGGCGACATTGCCCAATGCACCACGTAATATCATCAATAACTGCAAACAAAATATTCAAAAAATTGTTGATAAATTAGCCAAAGAGGTAAAGGCAACTGTCATTCTCACTACGATTTTCCCGACAGGTGAGTCGCAATCCTTCCAATGGCCTGAAGAAGCTGATCGCGCAATTATTGAGGTTAATCAATTTATCAAATCACTCAAAAGCGATCGCGTTATTATTTTAGACTCGGCGGCTCTTTTAGCAGATGAGCGTGGCAAAGTTCGCCAAATTTATAGCCGAGATCTTCTGCACCTCAATAAACAAGGTTATACAATGCTTAATGAGGAGTTATTGAAAATACTCACAAATTATAGAAACAGTAATTCACGAAGATTGGACAGTTAA
- a CDS encoding pentapeptide repeat-containing protein, producing MKTKFIAILVLLCGIWWATPAEAYDPVQVQQLLRTKQCGGCDLTNANLAGVNLSRAHLIGASLMGANLSKANLTGTNLEGADLTGAKLDHANLTNAYLTNAILDDSNLAGANFTNAALFHANLHRANVNSTVFKNAKVTGADFTGANYNLAIAD from the coding sequence ATGAAAACTAAATTCATCGCAATTCTAGTTTTACTTTGTGGAATTTGGTGGGCAACACCTGCCGAAGCTTATGATCCTGTCCAAGTACAACAACTACTCAGAACTAAGCAATGTGGAGGCTGTGACTTAACAAATGCCAACCTTGCAGGTGTCAATCTCAGTCGAGCGCATTTGATAGGAGCTTCGCTCATGGGAGCGAACCTCAGTAAAGCCAATCTCACAGGCACAAACCTTGAAGGTGCAGACCTTACAGGTGCAAAACTCGACCATGCAAATCTCACTAATGCTTATCTAACTAATGCCATTCTTGATGACAGTAACCTAGCAGGTGCTAATTTTACGAATGCTGCATTGTTCCATGCAAATTTACATCGAGCAAACGTGAATAGCACTGTTTTCAAAAATGCCAAAGTCACTGGTGCAGACTTTACTGGCGCAAACTATAACCTTGCGATCGCCGACTAA
- a CDS encoding 2Fe-2S iron-sulfur cluster-binding protein, which produces MSYHIRIHDRQNDKLYEADIEGDRYILESLEDQGINLPFSCLNGACTACAMRVKSGQIDQHEVIGLSKTLQDEGYALICSGYALSDLDLETQDEDEVYRLQFGNFFAQRKRRWFEFSLPIEAD; this is translated from the coding sequence ATGTCTTATCACATTCGCATTCACGATCGCCAAAATGACAAGCTCTACGAAGCTGACATCGAAGGCGATCGCTATATTCTGGAATCCCTAGAAGATCAAGGGATTAACCTACCTTTTTCCTGTTTGAATGGTGCTTGTACTGCCTGCGCTATGCGGGTTAAGTCTGGACAAATCGATCAGCATGAAGTCATTGGTTTGTCTAAGACCTTGCAGGATGAGGGATATGCGCTGATTTGCTCTGGATATGCGCTCTCAGATCTAGATCTAGAGACTCAGGACGAAGATGAGGTCTACCGCTTACAGTTTGGTAACTTTTTTGCTCAGCGGAAACGGCGGTGGTTTGAGTTTAGTTTACCGATTGAGGCTGATTAA
- a CDS encoding thermonuclease family protein — protein MTAANMQKLMNSKTGQKRSLDNSLTRPLILVALLLAFLIVANIAITMMQPKEKVNGELWLINRVVSGQTVEASILSNPNMTVQRVRLLGISAPLKEQSPWGDRSRQRLSDLIKEQKVILEFDVKQKDNSDRLLAYIWKDNLLVNQYLVSEGLAIADPYPPNVKYDARISRAQSKARLQELGIWDTQNPLRLSPRDFRRQLGN, from the coding sequence ATGACTGCTGCGAATATGCAAAAGTTGATGAATTCTAAAACTGGGCAGAAGCGATCGCTTGATAATTCTTTGACCCGTCCATTAATTTTAGTTGCCTTGTTACTTGCCTTCCTAATCGTCGCCAATATTGCGATCACGATGATGCAGCCTAAGGAAAAGGTGAATGGTGAGCTATGGCTAATTAATCGCGTGGTGAGTGGGCAAACCGTCGAGGCTTCAATTTTGAGCAATCCGAATATGACTGTGCAGCGAGTACGATTGCTCGGTATCAGTGCGCCACTCAAAGAACAGTCTCCTTGGGGCGATCGCTCTCGTCAACGCCTATCAGACTTGATCAAGGAGCAGAAGGTCATCCTCGAATTTGATGTGAAGCAAAAGGATAATTCTGATCGCCTGCTTGCCTATATTTGGAAAGATAATTTATTAGTAAATCAATATTTAGTCTCGGAGGGCTTAGCGATCGCTGACCCCTATCCGCCCAATGTAAAGTATGACGCAAGGATTAGTCGTGCCCAATCAAAGGCAAGATTGCAAGAGTTAGGCATTTGGGACACACAAAATCCCCTACGTCTCAGTCCTAGAGACTTCCGCCGCCAATTAGGAAATTAG
- a CDS encoding pyridoxal phosphate-dependent aminotransferase, whose amino-acid sequence MQLAKRLRNIQPSLTLAIDAKAKAMKASGIDVCSFSAGEPDFDTPDHIKAAAKLALDQGKTRYTAASGIPELKQAIAAKLLRENHLTYKPEQIIVTNGGKHSLYNLMMAILDEGDEVIIPVPFWVSYPEMAKLAEATPIFVVTSEDNGYKITPEQLEAAITPKTKLFVLNSPSNPTGMVYSPEEIKALADVLERHPQVYIVSDEIYEKILYDGATHLSIATVSQTMYDRTIISSGFAKGYSMTGWRIGYLAGALDIIKAATIIQGHSTSNVCTFAQYGAVTALNSSQDCVETMRKAFEERRDVMYDLLTSISGITCPKPDGAFYLFPSIKAFGIPSLEFCDKLLEGSQVAVIPGIAFGLDNCIRLSYATDLGTIREGCDRIRQFIEKNF is encoded by the coding sequence ATGCAACTGGCAAAACGACTTCGTAATATTCAGCCTTCCTTAACTTTAGCGATCGACGCAAAAGCTAAGGCAATGAAGGCTAGTGGAATTGATGTTTGTAGCTTTAGTGCTGGCGAACCCGACTTTGATACCCCCGATCACATCAAGGCTGCTGCTAAATTAGCACTCGATCAAGGCAAGACCCGCTATACTGCTGCCTCAGGTATACCCGAACTCAAACAAGCGATCGCCGCCAAACTCCTGCGCGAAAATCACCTAACTTACAAGCCTGAACAAATCATCGTCACCAATGGTGGTAAGCATTCGCTCTACAATCTGATGATGGCGATCTTGGATGAAGGCGACGAAGTCATTATTCCTGTACCTTTCTGGGTGAGCTATCCCGAAATGGCAAAACTTGCCGAGGCAACACCCATATTTGTCGTCACCTCTGAAGACAATGGCTACAAAATTACCCCTGAGCAATTAGAAGCGGCGATCACTCCTAAGACCAAGCTATTTGTTCTCAATTCTCCCTCTAATCCCACAGGCATGGTCTATTCACCTGAGGAAATTAAAGCTCTAGCGGATGTCCTAGAGCGACATCCTCAGGTTTACATCGTCTCCGATGAGATTTACGAAAAGATTCTCTATGATGGTGCAACCCATCTCAGTATCGCCACTGTTAGCCAGACTATGTACGATCGCACAATCATTAGTAGTGGCTTTGCCAAGGGCTACTCGATGACGGGTTGGCGGATTGGTTATCTTGCAGGTGCTTTAGATATTATTAAAGCTGCCACCATCATCCAAGGACATAGCACCTCAAATGTCTGTACCTTTGCCCAGTATGGGGCAGTCACGGCTCTCAATAGCTCTCAAGACTGTGTGGAAACAATGCGGAAAGCCTTTGAGGAACGCCGTGATGTGATGTATGACCTGTTAACTTCCATTTCAGGTATTACCTGCCCTAAACCCGATGGAGCCTTCTATCTATTTCCTAGCATCAAAGCTTTTGGAATACCTTCCCTAGAATTTTGTGACAAGCTGCTAGAAGGATCTCAAGTTGCGGTAATTCCGGGGATTGCCTTTGGTCTGGATAATTGCATCCGTCTTTCCTACGCAACCGATTTGGGAACAATTCGCGAGGGCTGCGATCGCATTCGCCAATTTATCGAAAAAAATTTTTAG
- a CDS encoding NAD(P)-dependent oxidoreductase — protein sequence MTQKIAFLGLGLMGGAMAANLVKRGYSVIGWNRTQGRPTLAPFTNAGGTLAQTLQEAVSDADVIFSCLGDVPDVTEVLIGEHGAMNFAKANALFIDTSTIGSDAAKVIANALMHDGLRFLDAPVSGGDVGARNGTLTFMVGGNPEDLQECRPLFEAMGSNIKHCGAIGSGQAVKLCNQTLVSVYMLALCETMQMAKKMGIDPQLVVDVCGSGAAGSWALTNLGMKVATGDYQPGFAIKHMLKDLRLVQEISQGVGQISDSQDFATNLPAIALAIENFQKVSQLDDGQGAEQGTQAMIRAYHSA from the coding sequence ATGACTCAAAAGATTGCCTTTCTTGGTTTGGGCTTAATGGGTGGGGCAATGGCCGCCAATCTGGTGAAACGGGGGTATTCAGTCATCGGATGGAATCGTACCCAAGGTCGCCCCACGCTTGCCCCATTTACCAATGCAGGTGGTACATTAGCCCAGACGTTACAAGAAGCAGTCAGCGATGCCGATGTCATATTTTCCTGTCTCGGTGATGTACCTGATGTCACCGAGGTACTAATTGGCGAGCATGGGGCAATGAATTTTGCTAAAGCCAATGCCCTATTTATCGATACCAGCACCATCGGCAGTGATGCCGCCAAAGTCATTGCTAATGCTTTAATGCACGATGGTTTACGATTTTTAGATGCGCCAGTATCGGGTGGAGATGTGGGCGCACGCAATGGCACATTAACCTTTATGGTCGGGGGCAATCCTGAGGATTTACAGGAATGTAGACCACTCTTTGAGGCGATGGGCAGCAATATTAAGCATTGTGGAGCGATCGGCAGTGGTCAAGCCGTCAAACTCTGCAATCAAACTCTTGTATCTGTATATATGCTTGCCCTTTGCGAAACGATGCAGATGGCGAAAAAAATGGGTATCGATCCACAGTTGGTCGTCGATGTTTGTGGCAGTGGTGCGGCTGGTTCATGGGCTTTAACTAATCTTGGGATGAAAGTTGCCACAGGCGATTATCAACCGGGATTTGCAATTAAACATATGCTCAAAGACCTACGCCTCGTCCAAGAAATCAGTCAGGGAGTTGGTCAAATTTCAGATTCCCAAGATTTTGCCACCAATTTACCCGCGATCGCCCTCGCCATTGAGAATTTCCAAAAGGTGAGTCAACTTGATGACGGTCAAGGTGCAGAACAGGGCACACAAGCAATGATTCGTGCTTATCACAGCGCTTAA
- a CDS encoding class I SAM-dependent methyltransferase, with the protein MFKQKFNRIVQSLLRPKLLKILGIAFAVLVSVSALGNFANATPNANSIDLALKNPTLKTVVASPHRSPKNRARDRDRHPIETLEFFGIRPNQTVVELWAGNGWYTEILAPFLRDRGQLIVTNSDPNTDKYAKVLQEKLASNPAIFGKVKVATIAPPNKLTLAPDNSVDLVLTFRNIHNWVSAGYDQKVYEAAFKALKPKGIFGVEEHRAKAGTSAKESAKTGYIAEDAVIAAIEKVGFKLLGKSEINANPKDTKDYAAGVWTLPPTLRQGEKDKERYLAIGESDRMTLKFIKP; encoded by the coding sequence ATGTTCAAACAGAAGTTCAACCGAATTGTGCAGTCATTGCTACGTCCTAAGTTACTGAAAATTCTAGGCATAGCTTTTGCGGTATTAGTGAGTGTAAGCGCGTTAGGAAACTTTGCCAATGCTACTCCCAACGCGAACTCAATTGATTTAGCGCTTAAAAATCCCACCTTAAAAACAGTAGTGGCTAGTCCCCATCGATCGCCAAAAAACCGTGCCCGCGATCGCGATCGCCATCCGATTGAAACCTTGGAATTTTTTGGAATCCGTCCTAACCAGACAGTCGTTGAACTATGGGCAGGAAACGGTTGGTATACAGAAATTCTTGCCCCCTTCCTGCGCGATCGCGGACAGTTAATTGTCACTAATTCCGATCCGAATACAGACAAATACGCTAAAGTTTTGCAGGAAAAATTAGCTTCCAATCCAGCTATCTTCGGTAAAGTGAAAGTCGCCACGATCGCACCACCGAACAAATTAACCCTTGCTCCCGATAATTCTGTGGATTTAGTCCTAACATTTCGCAATATCCATAACTGGGTATCGGCTGGTTACGATCAAAAAGTTTATGAAGCAGCTTTTAAGGCGCTCAAACCCAAAGGTATTTTTGGCGTAGAAGAACATCGTGCGAAGGCAGGGACAAGTGCGAAGGAGAGTGCCAAGACTGGTTATATTGCTGAGGATGCAGTGATCGCAGCAATTGAAAAGGTAGGATTTAAGTTGCTTGGCAAGTCAGAAATTAATGCCAATCCTAAAGATACTAAGGACTACGCGGCTGGGGTTTGGACATTACCCCCGACATTACGCCAAGGTGAAAAAGATAAAGAGCGCTATCTCGCTATCGGTGAAAGCGATCGCATGACATTGAAATTCATCAAGCCATAA
- a CDS encoding EAL domain-containing protein, translating to MNDVTSEFGEFEELEAQRSQRSLHILVIEDVAPDVELTIFALESANISFTYDIAATARECQEYLQSKNYDVVLSDYRLPSFNGSQAFKFLKESGQDIPFILVTGSLGEEAAVECIKAGMTDYVLKDRLFRLPSVLERALQEFTLRRQQKEAIAKIEQQAWRETIINRIVQAMRETLVLEDVLQTTANLLHEALQASYCLILQPDSNQQMRVSYVNNGGNNDKHQILGMPCEFFDYYQDDLIQGKQIAIIQINDQLPVAVKALAESYGIRSMVITPLFYQQVYFGGISIYQNDRERIWSDNELSLVKAIADQCAIAIHQSELYQNAQSELMERKKMEAQLRHDAFHDVLTGLPNRSLFLDRLSHALQLSQRRSQPQTENSSSELFAVLFLDLDRFKVINDSLGHLAGDQLLKIVAKRLVDCLRAGDTVARLGGDEFVMLLEGIQSINDVIEVVNRIQDMLKIPINLDGNEIFVSTSIGIALNSGTYTQPDQLLRDADTAMYRAKEQGRERYEVFNPEMHTAALKKLRLETDLRRAIERKEFRIHYQPIICLKSWEIMGFEALVRWQHPEQGLLAPAEFIPLAEDAGLISGIDFWVLQEACSQLRTWQDLFPKIKNLTISVNLSGKHFTKPDLVDKIAQILEKTNLHGANLKIEITESILIEKTSLARQILDELNNRNMQVCIDDFGTGYSSLSYLHRFPINTLKIDRSFITRLDHESEHNEIVKAIIALGINLGLNVVAEGVETAGQLDFLETNNCHSAQGYYLFKPLGADEIAKLLEGIPRQFKNDI from the coding sequence ATGAACGATGTAACATCGGAGTTTGGAGAATTTGAGGAATTAGAAGCACAACGATCGCAGCGATCGCTGCATATTTTGGTGATTGAAGATGTCGCACCAGATGTCGAGCTAACGATATTCGCCTTAGAGTCTGCCAATATATCTTTTACCTATGATATTGCCGCTACAGCAAGGGAATGTCAGGAGTACTTACAAAGTAAAAACTACGATGTTGTACTGTCGGACTATCGATTACCTAGTTTTAACGGATCACAAGCTTTTAAATTTCTCAAAGAATCAGGTCAGGACATTCCTTTTATTCTCGTCACAGGGAGCTTAGGGGAAGAGGCTGCGGTGGAATGTATCAAAGCAGGGATGACTGACTATGTTTTAAAGGATCGCCTATTTCGCTTACCAAGCGTATTAGAACGAGCCTTGCAGGAGTTCACCTTAAGACGACAACAAAAAGAGGCGATCGCCAAAATCGAACAGCAAGCATGGCGAGAAACAATTATTAATCGCATTGTCCAAGCCATGCGAGAAACTCTTGTTTTAGAAGATGTTTTACAAACAACTGCAAACCTATTGCATGAAGCTTTACAAGCTAGTTATTGCTTAATCCTTCAGCCCGATAGTAACCAACAAATGAGAGTAAGCTATGTCAATAATGGGGGAAATAATGACAAACATCAAATCCTTGGAATGCCCTGTGAATTTTTCGATTATTACCAAGATGACTTAATCCAAGGCAAACAAATTGCGATTATTCAGATCAATGATCAGCTACCAGTGGCAGTCAAAGCACTTGCTGAAAGCTATGGAATTCGCTCGATGGTGATAACGCCTCTTTTTTATCAACAAGTTTACTTTGGTGGCATTAGCATCTATCAGAACGATCGCGAACGAATTTGGTCAGATAATGAATTATCCCTCGTAAAAGCGATCGCCGATCAATGTGCGATCGCTATTCATCAGTCAGAGCTTTACCAAAATGCTCAATCCGAACTGATGGAACGCAAAAAAATGGAAGCTCAACTACGTCATGATGCCTTTCATGATGTACTCACAGGTTTACCAAATCGCTCCTTATTTTTAGATCGGCTCAGCCATGCTTTACAACTATCACAAAGGCGATCGCAACCACAGACAGAAAATTCTAGCAGCGAACTCTTCGCCGTGCTCTTTTTGGATTTAGACCGCTTTAAGGTGATTAACGATAGCCTTGGTCATCTCGCAGGCGATCAATTATTAAAGATTGTGGCAAAACGTTTAGTTGATTGTTTACGCGCAGGGGATACGGTGGCAAGACTTGGGGGTGATGAGTTTGTGATGCTCCTTGAGGGAATTCAAAGTATCAATGATGTGATTGAAGTTGTAAATAGAATTCAGGACATGTTAAAAATACCCATTAACCTAGATGGGAATGAAATATTTGTCAGTACCAGCATCGGCATTGCCCTCAATTCAGGAACCTACACCCAGCCTGATCAACTCCTACGTGATGCCGATACAGCCATGTATCGAGCTAAGGAACAGGGACGGGAAAGATATGAAGTATTTAACCCTGAAATGCACACTGCTGCGCTCAAGAAACTGCGGCTAGAGACAGATCTACGACGTGCGATCGAGCGAAAGGAATTTCGCATCCATTACCAACCAATTATTTGTCTCAAGTCATGGGAAATTATGGGATTTGAAGCCCTTGTGCGTTGGCAACATCCTGAACAAGGCTTACTAGCTCCTGCGGAATTCATTCCCCTTGCTGAAGATGCAGGGCTAATTAGTGGAATTGATTTTTGGGTATTACAAGAAGCTTGTTCTCAATTACGGACATGGCAGGATCTATTTCCCAAGATCAAAAATTTGACGATAAGTGTGAATCTATCTGGTAAACATTTCACCAAGCCCGATTTGGTGGATAAAATCGCCCAAATCTTAGAAAAGACAAATCTGCATGGTGCAAATTTAAAGATAGAAATCACGGAAAGTATTCTCATCGAAAAGACTTCCTTAGCAAGGCAAATTCTCGATGAACTGAATAACCGAAATATGCAAGTCTGTATTGATGATTTTGGAACAGGTTATTCTTCATTAAGCTATTTACACCGTTTCCCCATTAATACCCTCAAAATTGATCGCTCATTTATCACCCGTCTCGATCATGAATCTGAACATAACGAAATTGTCAAAGCGATTATTGCCTTAGGAATCAATTTAGGATTAAACGTAGTTGCTGAAGGGGTGGAAACTGCGGGTCAATTAGATTTTCTCGAAACTAATAATTGCCATTCGGCTCAGGGATATTATCTATTCAAGCCCTTAGGGGCTGACGAAATTGCTAAATTACTAGAGGGAATCCCCAGACAGTTTAAAAACGATATATAG
- a CDS encoding DNA recombination-mediator protein A, which translates to MTQSINLPKLDDFLQELATIQQQGSKRIAFLGSRHVPLTHQLLIELLSYALALSGNSIITSGATGTNFAAIRGALRADPNLLTVILPQSLDRQPYESREQLENVIHLIEHSENDTLSLAEASSRCNQEIISKCQQLICFAFHGSETLLQTCHDAEEQRKVVTLFYFD; encoded by the coding sequence TTGACTCAGTCAATTAATCTACCCAAGCTAGACGACTTTTTGCAGGAGCTTGCGACGATCCAGCAGCAAGGCTCGAAGCGGATCGCGTTTTTAGGTTCCCGCCATGTGCCATTGACTCACCAATTGCTGATCGAACTGCTCAGCTATGCCTTGGCGCTATCTGGAAACAGTATTATTACCTCTGGGGCAACAGGTACAAATTTTGCTGCTATTCGGGGCGCTTTGCGTGCCGACCCCAATCTATTGACTGTGATTTTGCCACAAAGTCTCGATAGACAGCCCTATGAGTCTCGCGAGCAGCTAGAAAATGTCATTCATCTAATTGAACATAGCGAGAATGACACGCTGTCTTTGGCAGAAGCAAGTAGCCGATGTAACCAAGAAATTATTTCTAAATGTCAGCAACTGATTTGCTTTGCATTTCATGGCAGTGAGACCTTGCTACAGACCTGTCATGATGCCGAAGAACAGCGCAAGGTAGTAACCTTATTCTATTTTGATTAA